One window of Bacteroidota bacterium genomic DNA carries:
- a CDS encoding DUF2147 domain-containing protein, producing the protein MRFSFRALLLAALAFGVSLPALAQSPVGRWYTIDDEDGRKKSIVEVYEADGKLNGRIITLIGEEGNTDQLCIDCAEGFDGLELDGVVILTGMSDDDGDGEYTGGRITDPKSGKRYKAKMELNDDGHLEVRGYLGISLLGRTQVWEPAAPDATE; encoded by the coding sequence ATGCGTTTCTCTTTCCGCGCACTGCTCCTCGCCGCGCTCGCCTTCGGCGTCTCGCTCCCCGCGCTCGCCCAGTCGCCGGTTGGCCGCTGGTACACCATCGATGACGAGGACGGTCGCAAAAAGTCCATCGTCGAGGTCTACGAGGCCGATGGCAAGCTCAACGGCCGCATCATCACGCTCATCGGCGAAGAAGGCAACACTGACCAGCTTTGCATCGACTGCGCCGAGGGTTTCGATGGACTCGAACTCGATGGCGTCGTCATCCTGACCGGCATGTCCGACGACGACGGCGACGGTGAGTATACCGGAGGCCGCATCACCGACCCGAAGAGCGGCAAGCGCTACAAGGCCAAGATGGAACTCAACGACGACGGCCACCTCGAAGTCCGGGGGTATCTCGGTATCTCGTTGCTCGGACGTACCCAAGTGTGGGAACCCGCCGCGCCTGACGCGACGGAGTAA
- a CDS encoding HNH endonuclease, whose product MEAHSSQTSTSSLPLSTTSVLHALAAREAFDGDTAMSSTLSSATVLGGHVLVLNADYRAISVCSVQRAVVLVMLQKAELVEVRSGMSLRSARSKFPCPSIVRLRVYVRVPYKRILLSRKNVMRRDRHTCQYCGRRDKLTIDHVLPKSRGGKDTWENLATACVDCNNRKGNRTPDEAEMPLARKPFRPSHVMFIRDFLGSLDDAWKPYLYLA is encoded by the coding sequence ATGGAGGCCCACTCTTCTCAGACCTCTACGTCTTCGCTCCCGCTCTCGACCACGTCGGTCCTGCACGCCCTCGCCGCTCGCGAGGCCTTCGATGGGGACACGGCGATGAGTAGCACGCTCTCATCCGCGACCGTTCTCGGCGGGCACGTCCTGGTGCTCAACGCCGACTACCGCGCCATCTCGGTGTGCAGCGTCCAGCGCGCTGTCGTGCTCGTGATGCTGCAAAAGGCCGAACTCGTCGAGGTGCGTTCGGGCATGTCGCTGCGGTCCGCGCGCAGCAAGTTTCCGTGCCCAAGCATCGTCCGGCTGCGCGTCTACGTCCGTGTGCCCTACAAGCGCATCCTGCTCTCGCGCAAGAACGTGATGCGCCGCGACCGTCACACGTGTCAGTACTGCGGCCGCCGCGACAAGCTCACCATCGACCACGTACTGCCAAAGTCGCGTGGGGGTAAGGACACGTGGGAAAACCTTGCGACGGCCTGCGTGGACTGTAACAACCGCAAGGGCAACCGCACGCCTGACGAGGCGGAGATGCCGCTCGCGCGCAAGCCGTTCCGCCCAAGCCACGTCATGTTCATCCGCGACTTCCTCGGGTCGCTTGACGATGCGTGGAAGCCGTATTTGTACCTAGCCTAG
- a CDS encoding DUF1508 domain-containing protein — translation MRFEIRQRADAQFVFELRDEDRLLLTSRPFADREAVVNAVQATVDAIEEAEGYDAVQSDAGYIQRVYDADGGVLAESPASASETEANALGAALLEGAARSDDYEVTITTTTTDAASVPLAFRSMREVDPASYYDFDAIGASRATGGQSFEDGGEYYYVVNDGDGQPLLFTRHYATAGPRNKRMRSVLEAAGRDSRYETVEEGGQTYFIVKARNGMEIARSRAFTSAAAMTAAIGYLQGYAPAAYQDVKTTRRRGGGSDANDYDFTLTSTTNEPGFDAYRAGPGQFVFLFNDEGGQPILFSQGYSGRSSRDNGIKAVIRNAGEEGRYELKEENGEHFFILRAGNRREIARSRVFPSAAAALAAMAFLRRQAPTFADQYGIVLADQTRTRTDTESFTVRADPREAVGGALGAAALGLAGAALSGGDDEAEETESADGDSAVAGAVATGLSARTGAGVAGVPLSEDDDEETGAAAVPLAGAAAVGGTAAAASSAPAPRERVTPVAAAGGGGVSGAAAGATSGAAAGGGCMKWLLPLLLALLLLFLLLWFLRGCAGCGDVSGEESSGIVDGDAAEGSTDAVPLPLPADSMEVDTTTAELGMGIDTTATAADEPTPEPAPEPTSEPAPVPEPAPAPEPEPAPAPVPEPEPAAAVPSAPDVSGAVVPRAAASGFDLDNYTLTPGSMEAQLLAYLNGSEPAGRSFVFSRVNYPSGDHPIDASGAEQAFLVGEILKRFPNVRATIHGHIDGMESETYTGPNPRGSMTLSQLRAHCVWQRLVYQGVPRSQIEMVGHANSDPVGSDDMAEGRQANRRVEIEITRK, via the coding sequence ATGCGCTTCGAAATCCGCCAACGTGCCGATGCGCAGTTCGTCTTCGAACTGCGCGACGAGGACCGCCTCCTCCTGACCAGCCGCCCCTTTGCCGACCGAGAAGCTGTCGTGAATGCGGTGCAGGCCACGGTGGATGCCATCGAAGAGGCCGAGGGCTACGATGCCGTCCAGTCGGACGCAGGCTACATCCAACGCGTCTACGACGCGGACGGCGGCGTGCTGGCCGAGAGCCCAGCGTCCGCGAGTGAGACCGAGGCAAACGCCTTGGGTGCCGCCCTCCTCGAAGGCGCCGCTCGCAGCGACGACTACGAGGTCACGATCACCACCACCACGACGGACGCGGCGTCGGTGCCGCTCGCGTTCCGCTCCATGCGCGAGGTCGATCCCGCCAGCTACTACGACTTCGACGCCATCGGAGCGAGCCGGGCAACGGGCGGACAATCGTTCGAAGACGGCGGCGAGTACTACTATGTCGTCAACGACGGCGACGGCCAGCCCTTGCTCTTTACGCGTCATTACGCCACCGCCGGGCCGCGCAACAAACGCATGCGCTCGGTGCTCGAAGCCGCGGGCCGCGACTCGCGCTACGAGACGGTTGAGGAGGGTGGGCAGACCTACTTCATCGTGAAGGCGCGCAACGGCATGGAGATCGCCCGCAGCCGGGCGTTCACCTCGGCGGCCGCGATGACCGCCGCGATAGGCTACCTCCAAGGCTACGCGCCAGCCGCCTACCAGGATGTGAAGACGACAAGGCGGCGCGGCGGCGGCTCTGACGCCAACGACTACGACTTCACGCTCACCAGTACCACCAACGAACCCGGCTTCGACGCCTACCGCGCAGGTCCCGGCCAATTCGTCTTCCTGTTCAACGACGAGGGCGGCCAGCCCATTCTGTTCAGTCAGGGTTATTCGGGCCGCTCTTCGCGTGACAACGGCATCAAGGCCGTGATCCGCAACGCCGGGGAGGAGGGACGCTACGAACTCAAGGAAGAGAACGGGGAACACTTTTTCATCCTCCGAGCGGGCAACCGCCGCGAGATTGCTCGCAGCCGCGTCTTCCCGAGTGCCGCCGCCGCGCTCGCAGCGATGGCGTTTCTGCGCCGCCAAGCTCCGACGTTCGCCGACCAGTATGGCATTGTCCTGGCAGATCAAACGCGTACGAGAACGGATACGGAGTCCTTTACGGTCCGCGCTGATCCGCGTGAAGCAGTAGGTGGGGCTCTCGGCGCGGCCGCACTGGGACTCGCCGGAGCCGCCCTGTCCGGGGGCGACGACGAAGCTGAGGAGACTGAGAGCGCCGACGGCGATAGCGCCGTAGCCGGCGCTGTGGCAACGGGTCTCAGTGCCAGGACTGGCGCTGGCGTGGCAGGCGTGCCGCTGAGTGAAGACGACGACGAGGAGACCGGGGCCGCTGCGGTCCCGCTAGCCGGTGCTGCTGCCGTTGGTGGCACTGCAGCAGCAGCATCTTCTGCGCCTGCCCCGCGCGAGCGTGTCACGCCGGTGGCTGCTGCCGGAGGAGGAGGAGTCTCAGGAGCCGCAGCGGGCGCGACGAGTGGTGCGGCGGCTGGCGGCGGCTGCATGAAGTGGCTCCTGCCGCTCTTGCTCGCCCTTCTGCTGCTGTTCCTGCTGCTGTGGTTCCTGCGTGGGTGCGCCGGGTGTGGTGATGTTTCCGGGGAAGAGTCGAGTGGCATCGTCGATGGCGATGCGGCCGAGGGCAGCACCGATGCGGTTCCGCTCCCGCTGCCCGCCGACTCGATGGAGGTCGACACCACCACCGCTGAACTCGGTATGGGCATCGATACGACGGCGACCGCCGCCGATGAGCCAACGCCTGAGCCTGCCCCTGAGCCGACTTCCGAACCTGCGCCAGTGCCCGAACCTGCGCCAGCGCCCGAACCGGAGCCTGCGCCAGCCCCCGTGCCGGAGCCGGAGCCTGCTGCTGCGGTGCCGAGCGCGCCTGACGTGTCGGGCGCGGTCGTGCCTCGTGCGGCGGCCTCCGGATTCGACCTCGACAACTACACGCTCACGCCAGGCTCGATGGAAGCACAGCTGCTCGCCTACCTCAATGGCAGCGAGCCTGCCGGGCGCTCGTTCGTGTTCTCCCGCGTCAACTACCCCTCAGGCGATCACCCCATCGACGCGAGCGGAGCCGAGCAGGCTTTCCTCGTCGGTGAGATTCTGAAGCGCTTCCCGAACGTCCGCGCGACGATTCACGGGCACATCGATGGAATGGAGAGCGAAACGTACACGGGGCCAAACCCACGTGGCTCGATGACGCTCTCCCAACTCCGCGCCCACTGTGTCTGGCAGCGCCTAGTCTACCAGGGCGTTCCACGTAGCCAGATTGAGATGGTCGGGCACGCCAATAGCGACCCTGTAGGCTCAGACGACATGGCTGAGGGGCGGCAAGCGAACCGCCGCGTCGAGATCGAGATCACGCGCAAATAG
- a CDS encoding M28 family peptidase, translating into MHRLLLIALAVAAPLALAQPAVTAPEPVDTTAVSFFKTEATERGQVMDHALWLTDMHGGRLTASPELAAALDWAEGRFASWGYEAEQEPWGEFGRGWQIERFTMQARIDGPDVAAQTMPVFALPKAWSPSIGDAQGEVVVFNPENRDEMEAYRGTLAGKVVLMGSRSDIEVGFEPVAVRRDAEGLLKMANAAGGPGGGRTYSAEQLARYRFRAEQLVFVLSEAPMAILEPSNLGGTGSIRVMSARVPAPASVAWYDRPNPWDVGAETIPQFVLMDEHYNRLLRLVEADQNVSVDIEFEASFYDEDLTEHNVIAEIRGTDPVIGDEIVMVGAHIDAWHGGTGATDNGSGTAVAMEVGRLLKAYYDERGEGPRRTIRIALWTGEEQGLYGSRGYVADHFAEMEGRSVVGTKPDYDNFSAYYNLDNGTGRIRGVYQQNNPGVGPLFRAWLDAFDDESAQTLTISNTGGTDHQAFDGVGLPGFQFIQDGIAYFKQTWHGSMDTYDHLIEDDLEQAAALIATFAYHTAERDEKLPRKPFSLAPRTGTEGTN; encoded by the coding sequence ATGCATCGCCTGCTTCTCATCGCTCTGGCGGTGGCAGCGCCCCTCGCGCTTGCCCAGCCTGCCGTCACGGCTCCAGAGCCTGTTGACACCACCGCTGTTTCGTTTTTCAAGACCGAAGCCACCGAGCGCGGTCAGGTCATGGACCACGCGCTCTGGCTCACCGACATGCACGGGGGCCGGCTCACCGCCTCGCCCGAACTCGCCGCCGCTCTAGACTGGGCGGAGGGTCGCTTCGCGTCGTGGGGCTATGAGGCTGAGCAGGAGCCGTGGGGCGAGTTTGGTCGCGGCTGGCAGATCGAGCGCTTCACCATGCAGGCCCGCATCGACGGTCCGGACGTCGCCGCGCAAACGATGCCTGTCTTTGCCTTGCCGAAAGCTTGGAGCCCCAGCATCGGAGACGCCCAAGGCGAGGTTGTCGTCTTCAACCCTGAGAACCGCGACGAGATGGAAGCCTACCGGGGGACGCTCGCGGGCAAGGTTGTCCTGATGGGCAGCCGGAGTGACATCGAGGTCGGCTTCGAGCCGGTCGCGGTGCGGCGTGATGCCGAGGGGCTGCTCAAGATGGCCAATGCTGCCGGGGGTCCTGGAGGCGGGCGTACCTACTCTGCCGAGCAACTGGCCCGCTACCGCTTCCGCGCGGAGCAACTCGTGTTCGTGCTCAGCGAAGCGCCGATGGCTATCCTGGAGCCGTCGAACCTCGGGGGCACGGGTTCCATCCGCGTGATGTCGGCCCGCGTCCCGGCGCCCGCTTCCGTCGCGTGGTACGATCGCCCGAATCCGTGGGACGTAGGCGCTGAGACAATCCCGCAGTTCGTGCTCATGGACGAGCACTACAACCGCCTCCTCCGCCTCGTCGAAGCCGACCAGAATGTCTCCGTCGACATTGAATTCGAGGCGTCGTTCTACGACGAAGACCTCACCGAACACAACGTGATTGCCGAGATCCGTGGTACCGACCCCGTGATCGGCGACGAGATCGTGATGGTAGGTGCGCACATCGACGCGTGGCACGGCGGCACAGGGGCTACGGACAATGGCTCCGGCACGGCTGTCGCCATGGAAGTCGGGCGTCTGCTTAAAGCATACTACGACGAGCGTGGTGAGGGCCCGCGCCGCACGATCCGAATCGCGCTCTGGACAGGAGAGGAGCAGGGGCTCTATGGTTCCCGCGGCTACGTTGCCGACCACTTTGCCGAGATGGAGGGCCGGTCTGTCGTCGGCACGAAGCCGGACTACGACAACTTCTCGGCCTACTACAACCTCGACAACGGCACCGGACGCATCCGGGGCGTCTATCAGCAGAACAACCCTGGCGTTGGCCCGCTCTTCCGTGCCTGGCTCGATGCCTTCGACGACGAGAGCGCGCAGACGCTCACCATCTCGAACACGGGTGGCACCGACCACCAGGCATTCGACGGCGTGGGCCTACCAGGCTTCCAGTTTATCCAGGATGGCATTGCCTACTTCAAGCAAACCTGGCACGGCTCCATGGACACCTACGATCACCTCATTGAGGACGACCTGGAGCAGGCAGCAGCCCTGATCGCAACCTTCGCCTACCACACGGCAGAGCGCGACGAGAAGCTCCCGCGCAAGCCCTTTTCTCTCGCCCCGCGCACCGGGACCGAGGGCACCAACTAG
- a CDS encoding M23 family metallopeptidase produces the protein MLISSLALRLSPLLTFTAFLLIATGCDETDSPPRNLPVPPHEAYRDALLEAGLGSSLLVQRWLDAAEAALLADDSSPLPSAPGLSFGSAEPTAWSARLDLKRGEVLRLEIVPVLDTDSARVFADLFFVPPADSLPVSQRLWSDVAWTYADSAGASQSDTLRLERRARRDEALMLRIQPELLARGTVAVRLETAPSLGFPVASVNERAIRSLWGAPRDGGARRHEGVDIFAPRGTPVVASMHGRITRVQETPLGGRVVWLRTRVGSLYYAHLERQLVQRGERVQPGDTLGTVGNTGNARTTPPHLHFGIYTGAGAVDPYPYIVGRRSSPRTTTP, from the coding sequence ATGCTCATCTCCTCGCTCGCCTTGCGCCTGTCTCCTTTGCTGACGTTCACTGCGTTTCTGCTCATTGCAACAGGCTGCGACGAGACCGACTCACCACCCCGGAATCTGCCGGTCCCGCCTCACGAAGCGTATCGGGATGCCTTGCTTGAGGCCGGACTCGGCTCGTCCTTGCTCGTACAACGCTGGCTTGACGCGGCCGAGGCCGCCCTCCTCGCCGACGATAGCAGCCCGCTTCCCTCGGCCCCGGGCCTGTCGTTTGGTTCAGCAGAACCGACAGCCTGGAGTGCCCGCCTTGACCTGAAGCGCGGCGAGGTGCTCCGCCTCGAAATCGTCCCAGTCCTGGATACCGACTCGGCGCGCGTGTTTGCCGACCTCTTCTTCGTCCCGCCCGCCGATTCGCTCCCGGTGTCGCAGCGGCTCTGGTCCGATGTCGCGTGGACGTACGCCGACTCGGCAGGGGCATCGCAGTCCGACACACTACGCTTGGAGCGACGTGCTCGGCGCGACGAAGCGCTGATGCTCCGCATCCAACCCGAGTTGCTTGCCCGTGGAACGGTAGCGGTGCGACTCGAAACGGCTCCGTCGCTGGGCTTCCCCGTGGCTTCGGTGAACGAACGGGCTATCCGCAGCCTGTGGGGCGCTCCGCGCGACGGTGGTGCCCGCCGTCACGAGGGCGTGGACATCTTCGCCCCCCGTGGCACGCCCGTGGTGGCATCGATGCATGGCCGCATCACGCGGGTTCAGGAGACCCCGCTGGGCGGTCGCGTCGTGTGGCTGCGCACCCGTGTCGGCTCGCTCTACTACGCGCACCTCGAAAGACAACTCGTGCAACGTGGCGAGCGTGTACAACCCGGCGACACGCTCGGCACGGTAGGCAACACAGGAAACGCGCGCACCACGCCGCCCCACCTGCATTTCGGCATCTACACGGGCGCAGGGGCCGTCGACCCTTATCCATACATCGTAGGGCGGCGTTCTTCCCCGCGAACCACTACACCGTAG
- a CDS encoding DUF5687 family protein: MFRTLLRLQALAFWRAPFRSGRLVLASLRALGVAYAVLTAAALGFLIPDTLSVWAPELSARVAVERALVPALVMLTMGRVLFQDVPTRGIEAFLMLPVSRPQVARAVMVRSAVTVFNAAPLAFVVPFALRTVRNTDGSEAALVFVLGMAACIAVSHGAVVVWKTRLGVAPRETVTVVGGTLCAMAAAQLGLGGILGPHALVSSAMLCAVAVFINGYAYRTLRDALYLDLPTKAKRSKEAAPLRGFEQPGVRAFLDLEWRLVRRTRYPRGILLNAVAMTVGLAGAVLLADAPTAPMLLFATATVAISAGQFALPFASKHYDRLLTLPGALSAFVRAKLALGVGSVVVLGVLLAVPMLAVDPGVLGPLACAVLFGAGVFAPVAVVGSTLAPKPIDVDDQFMNSPRVHALLPQVVLAIASGMGVAPYVLMGPEVGLAAMGGLGAIGVLVLPLWQRGIVARVTRQRYAVANRFRSVL; encoded by the coding sequence GTGTTTCGTACCCTTCTCCGCCTTCAGGCGCTCGCGTTCTGGCGTGCTCCGTTCCGCTCGGGCCGCCTAGTCCTAGCGAGCCTGCGCGCGCTCGGCGTGGCCTACGCCGTGCTGACAGCGGCGGCGCTCGGGTTCCTGATCCCCGATACGCTCTCGGTCTGGGCCCCAGAGCTCTCGGCCCGTGTTGCTGTGGAACGCGCACTCGTGCCCGCCCTGGTGATGCTCACGATGGGCCGTGTCCTCTTCCAAGATGTACCCACACGGGGCATAGAAGCATTCCTGATGCTCCCCGTGTCGCGGCCTCAGGTGGCGCGGGCCGTGATGGTCCGCTCGGCGGTGACCGTCTTCAACGCAGCACCGCTCGCGTTCGTGGTGCCCTTTGCGCTCCGAACCGTGCGCAACACCGACGGCAGTGAGGCGGCCCTCGTGTTTGTGCTAGGCATGGCGGCCTGCATCGCCGTTTCGCACGGGGCTGTGGTGGTCTGGAAGACCCGACTGGGTGTGGCGCCTCGGGAAACCGTGACCGTCGTCGGCGGCACGCTCTGCGCGATGGCAGCGGCTCAGCTCGGCCTAGGAGGTATTCTTGGGCCCCACGCCCTCGTGTCCAGCGCGATGTTGTGCGCCGTAGCGGTGTTCATCAACGGCTACGCGTATCGCACCCTCCGGGACGCCCTCTACCTCGATCTGCCCACGAAAGCGAAGCGGAGTAAGGAAGCAGCCCCGTTGCGTGGCTTCGAGCAACCAGGTGTCCGCGCGTTCCTCGACCTCGAATGGAGGCTCGTGCGGCGCACGCGCTACCCACGCGGTATCCTACTCAACGCTGTGGCGATGACGGTTGGACTTGCTGGCGCCGTCCTCCTCGCGGACGCGCCTACCGCGCCGATGCTGCTCTTCGCGACGGCCACGGTGGCGATCTCGGCGGGGCAGTTTGCCCTCCCGTTTGCGAGCAAACACTACGACCGCCTTCTGACGCTGCCCGGGGCGCTCTCGGCATTCGTTCGGGCGAAACTGGCACTGGGCGTCGGGTCGGTAGTGGTGCTCGGAGTGCTACTGGCCGTGCCCATGCTCGCGGTCGATCCAGGCGTGCTCGGCCCGCTCGCGTGCGCCGTGCTCTTCGGCGCGGGCGTCTTCGCGCCCGTTGCCGTGGTAGGCTCCACGCTGGCTCCGAAGCCCATCGATGTGGACGACCAGTTCATGAACAGTCCCCGCGTCCACGCGCTGCTCCCCCAGGTCGTCCTCGCAATAGCCAGCGGCATGGGCGTGGCTCCCTACGTGTTGATGGGTCCCGAGGTAGGACTCGCAGCCATGGGTGGACTCGGCGCGATCGGCGTGCTGGTCCTCCCGCTCTGGCAGCGCGGCATCGTGGCACGGGTCACGCGGCAACGCTACGCTGTCGCCAACCGATTCCGCTCCGTCCTCTGA
- a CDS encoding ABC transporter ATP-binding protein codes for MVTQTADVLTDTENPSPRPAAYALAGPRGTGPPVRGVEVIASDLVKTYGATEALRLDRLNVAPGETVGLVGNNGAGKTTLLRLVLDLIRPTAGSVTLDGMVVSQTTAWKPRVSAFLDPSFLIGYLRPGELFRLVGGSYGLSAAEADRRAEAYADFLGPTVAKPGVLVRDLSLGNAGKVGIVAALLCRPDLLVLDEPFANLDPGARIHLEGLLRAERDRGATVLVSSHDLDNVVDVCTRVLVMADGRVVRDTPAEPGTLAELRAFFARGGRDA; via the coding sequence ATGGTCACGCAAACTGCCGACGTTCTTACCGATACCGAGAACCCCAGTCCCAGGCCCGCGGCGTATGCACTGGCGGGACCACGCGGCACTGGGCCGCCGGTTCGTGGCGTCGAGGTCATCGCCTCAGACCTAGTGAAAACGTACGGGGCGACCGAAGCCTTGCGCCTCGACCGTCTCAACGTGGCACCCGGCGAAACAGTCGGGCTCGTCGGCAACAATGGAGCGGGCAAGACGACGCTGTTACGGCTCGTCCTCGACCTCATCCGTCCGACGGCCGGTTCGGTCACGCTCGATGGCATGGTGGTCAGCCAGACGACGGCCTGGAAGCCCCGTGTGAGCGCCTTCCTCGACCCGAGCTTTTTGATCGGTTACCTGCGGCCCGGCGAGCTTTTCCGCCTCGTTGGCGGGAGCTATGGGCTGAGCGCGGCTGAGGCCGACCGTCGCGCGGAGGCCTACGCCGACTTTCTAGGGCCGACGGTCGCCAAGCCAGGCGTGTTGGTGCGCGATCTGTCGCTCGGCAATGCGGGCAAGGTCGGCATCGTCGCGGCCCTGCTGTGCCGGCCCGATCTGCTCGTGCTCGACGAGCCGTTCGCGAACCTCGATCCGGGCGCGCGCATCCACCTAGAAGGGCTCCTCCGGGCCGAGCGGGACCGGGGAGCCACCGTCCTCGTGTCCAGCCACGATCTCGACAACGTCGTTGACGTGTGCACGCGGGTCCTCGTCATGGCCGACGGCCGCGTGGTGCGCGACACACCCGCTGAGCCTGGTACGCTGGCGGAACTACGTGCCTTCTTCGCGCGGGGTGGACGGGATGCGTGA
- the ettA gene encoding energy-dependent translational throttle protein EttA yields MSDKKIIFSMVGVSKAHRPGQHVLKDIYLSFYYGAKIGVLGLNGAGKSTLLRLIAGEDENYEGKIQAEKGITFGYLSQEPELDPNRTVREIVEEGAAEAVGLMKAYEEVSAKFAEPDADFDAIMEEQARIQEKIDQMDAWDIDSKLDMAMGALHCPPGDTKIEVLSGGERRRVALVRLLLQQPDVLLLDEPTNHLDAESVAWLEGHLDRYPGTVIAVTHDRYFLDNVAGWILELDRGRGIPFEGNYSSWLEQKHARLATEEKQASKRQKVLAQELEWVRQNPKGRRAKSKARIANYERMLSEEQEKRQAELEIYIPPGPRLGDVVIEAKGVAKAYGDRTLYDDLSFSLPPGGIVGIVGPNGAGKTTLFRMITEQEDPDAGTFTVGQTVELGYVDQNRPLDPNATVFEAITGGGDFVQLGTREVNARAYVGRFNFAGQDQQKKTTELSGGERGRLHLAATLKEGANVLLLDEPTNDLDVNTLRALEEALLNFAGCAVVISHDRWFLDRVATHILSFEEQPDGTIEPRWYPGNYSEYEEDRRARLGDAADPSKRVRHRQLTRS; encoded by the coding sequence GTGAGCGACAAGAAGATCATCTTCTCGATGGTCGGCGTGAGTAAAGCCCACCGCCCCGGCCAACACGTCCTCAAGGACATTTACCTCTCGTTCTACTACGGCGCCAAGATCGGCGTGCTCGGCCTCAACGGCGCGGGCAAGTCGACGCTGCTCCGCCTCATCGCAGGCGAGGACGAGAACTACGAGGGGAAAATCCAGGCCGAAAAGGGCATCACCTTCGGCTACCTCTCGCAGGAGCCCGAACTGGACCCCAACCGGACCGTCCGCGAGATCGTGGAAGAAGGGGCCGCCGAGGCCGTCGGGCTGATGAAGGCCTATGAAGAGGTCAGCGCTAAGTTCGCTGAGCCCGACGCCGACTTCGACGCCATCATGGAGGAGCAGGCGAGGATCCAGGAGAAGATCGACCAGATGGACGCCTGGGACATCGACTCGAAGCTCGACATGGCGATGGGCGCGCTGCACTGCCCGCCCGGCGACACTAAGATCGAGGTGCTCTCGGGCGGGGAGCGCCGCCGCGTGGCCCTCGTCCGCCTCCTCCTACAGCAGCCCGACGTGCTGCTGCTCGACGAGCCGACCAACCACCTCGACGCCGAGTCCGTCGCCTGGCTCGAAGGGCACCTCGACCGCTACCCCGGCACCGTCATCGCCGTCACGCACGACCGGTACTTCCTCGACAACGTCGCAGGGTGGATCCTCGAACTCGACCGCGGACGCGGGATCCCGTTCGAGGGCAACTACTCGTCGTGGCTGGAGCAGAAGCATGCACGCCTCGCCACCGAAGAGAAGCAGGCGTCGAAGCGCCAGAAGGTGCTCGCGCAGGAACTGGAGTGGGTGCGCCAGAACCCGAAAGGCCGCCGCGCCAAGAGCAAGGCGCGCATCGCCAACTACGAGCGCATGCTTTCCGAGGAGCAGGAGAAACGTCAGGCTGAGCTGGAGATCTATATCCCGCCCGGTCCGCGCCTCGGCGACGTGGTGATCGAGGCGAAGGGTGTCGCGAAGGCCTACGGCGACCGCACGCTCTACGACGACCTCTCGTTTAGCCTCCCGCCCGGAGGCATCGTCGGCATCGTCGGACCGAACGGCGCGGGCAAGACGACGCTCTTCCGCATGATCACCGAGCAGGAAGATCCCGACGCAGGCACGTTCACCGTCGGCCAGACCGTCGAACTCGGCTACGTCGACCAAAACCGCCCGCTTGACCCCAACGCGACCGTCTTCGAGGCCATCACCGGCGGCGGCGACTTCGTGCAACTCGGCACCCGCGAGGTCAACGCGCGAGCCTACGTCGGCCGCTTCAACTTCGCCGGGCAAGACCAGCAGAAGAAGACCACGGAGCTTTCCGGCGGTGAGCGCGGCCGCCTACACCTCGCAGCGACGCTGAAGGAGGGGGCCAACGTGCTGCTGCTTGACGAGCCGACCAACGACCTCGACGTGAACACGCTGCGGGCGCTCGAAGAGGCGCTCCTCAACTTCGCGGGCTGCGCCGTCGTGATCTCGCACGACCGCTGGTTCCTCGACCGCGTGGCGACGCACATCCTCTCGTTCGAGGAGCAGCCCGACGGCACCATCGAGCCGCGCTGGTACCCGGGCAACTATTCCGAATATGAGGAGGACCGCCGCGCCCGCCTCGGCGACGCCGCCGACCCGTCGAAGCGCGTGCGCCAC